The following proteins are encoded in a genomic region of Natrinema sp. DC36:
- a CDS encoding alpha/beta hydrolase, producing MPTASNGSVSLHYDFAGDGDSVVFIPEAGLGGWLWGWQHAAVAGPHEAVVWDLRGTGRSDRPDGPYALETLVADLEAVLSDCEIRNAHLVGCGLGGAIALEAARTSSRVATLTLFGTAPRGAEFDLEPLFAPPDDRDALRQSLEAGLSADFLETQPDVLEGIADWRADGDADREGWDAQVAALERFDATEWLVEVTQPTRVIHGGADGLVSPAAGRDLARGLPRGEFLELEGAGHLAFVERSRTVNDLLLGFLEAQTDESE from the coding sequence ATGCCCACCGCATCGAACGGCTCCGTCTCGCTCCACTACGACTTCGCGGGCGACGGGGACTCCGTCGTCTTCATCCCCGAGGCCGGCCTCGGCGGCTGGCTCTGGGGCTGGCAACACGCCGCCGTCGCCGGCCCTCACGAGGCCGTCGTCTGGGACCTCCGGGGGACGGGTCGCTCCGACCGACCCGACGGCCCCTACGCCCTCGAGACGCTCGTCGCCGACCTCGAGGCGGTACTATCCGACTGCGAGATCCGCAACGCGCACCTCGTCGGCTGCGGGCTCGGCGGTGCGATCGCGCTCGAGGCGGCCCGGACTTCGAGTCGCGTGGCGACGCTGACGCTCTTTGGAACCGCGCCTCGAGGGGCGGAGTTCGACCTCGAGCCGCTCTTCGCGCCGCCGGACGATCGGGATGCGCTTCGCCAATCGCTCGAGGCGGGACTCTCCGCGGACTTCCTCGAGACCCAGCCCGACGTGCTGGAGGGAATCGCGGACTGGCGAGCGGACGGCGACGCCGACCGCGAGGGGTGGGACGCCCAGGTCGCGGCGCTCGAGCGCTTCGACGCGACGGAGTGGCTGGTCGAGGTGACCCAGCCGACGCGGGTGATTCACGGCGGTGCGGACGGACTGGTTTCGCCCGCCGCTGGGCGGGACCTCGCTCGAGGACTTCCCCGCGGGGAGTTTCTGGAACTCGAGGGGGCCGGCCATCTGGCCTTCGTCGAGCGCTCGCGGACGGTCAACGATCTGTTGCTCGGCTTTCTCGAGGCGCAGACGGACGAGTCCGAGTAA
- a CDS encoding GAF domain-containing protein, which yields MANPPANPRPRTVLYVAASETAASDGAVALERLESGPKRSVRAVTGVDRVRTWSPESDCVVFAETPTTAAGSNLLEVVEACDSAPVILFSEASYAPAAARSTDGIDGYVRRDTDDAVSHLADEIEWVCGGVGTTGNADKREIDVGSDADPESESDAESEPDDDVIAMAGVPAPPSPRPADVLLESIPELVACRDRDRLFELLVEIAVDALEYEYCWLSTVRFGDLVPRTTAPGISADALESLSRAGPLGDVLRTGEPLRIDDLTTDDRLPTPLEGVESLYCVPIGDVGIVHVAADAPAAFAELDCDALAAWGRIATSVLERLDADATDATARERLRRERDRLRTERDQLAAKGDELAAERDRYRTLFANVPEPAVRYEIVDGEPVVRTVNDTFADVFGTDPETIVGDPVDESTVPPGLERRRATLLESLRAGERCQLGSRRETVDGVREFLLTLVPLAPNADGDGHGDAATEGNEDLDHNPEGLIVYSDVTEHSRRERELAAAEARLETIAALIDDDVRPPLNVARGYLEIAEETGDREHFAAVDDAQERLRERVDRLVAIARQDDVLVETEPVAVHDVARRAWVAVDTGDARLVTRAANNRVLEADKARLRELLESLLVAVVGEATEKEPIVTVRATDDGFAVARRDSAAAETDADLEADPVSDRVAAADGTGFGLGTVERIADAHGWDVGVAEANGRLTVSFRGVEPADVEGE from the coding sequence ATGGCGAATCCGCCAGCAAACCCCCGCCCGCGAACCGTGCTCTACGTGGCCGCCTCGGAGACGGCCGCCAGCGACGGTGCCGTTGCACTCGAGCGGCTCGAGTCCGGCCCGAAACGGTCGGTCCGCGCCGTGACCGGAGTGGACCGGGTTCGCACCTGGTCGCCGGAGTCCGACTGCGTCGTCTTCGCCGAGACGCCGACGACCGCGGCGGGATCGAACCTGCTCGAAGTGGTCGAGGCCTGTGACTCCGCGCCCGTGATCCTCTTTTCCGAGGCGTCCTACGCGCCCGCAGCCGCCCGGTCGACCGACGGCATCGATGGCTACGTCCGCCGCGATACTGACGACGCCGTTTCCCACCTCGCGGACGAAATCGAGTGGGTCTGTGGCGGTGTCGGAACCACCGGAAACGCCGATAAGCGCGAGATCGACGTCGGATCGGACGCCGACCCCGAATCCGAATCCGACGCCGAATCCGAACCCGACGACGACGTGATCGCGATGGCCGGTGTACCCGCCCCACCGAGCCCTCGACCGGCCGACGTACTCCTCGAGTCGATCCCCGAACTGGTCGCCTGTCGCGACCGGGATCGGCTCTTCGAATTGCTCGTCGAAATCGCGGTCGACGCGCTCGAGTACGAGTACTGCTGGCTGTCGACGGTCCGCTTCGGGGACCTCGTCCCACGGACGACCGCGCCGGGAATCTCGGCCGACGCGCTCGAGTCGCTGTCGCGTGCGGGACCGCTCGGGGATGTCCTCCGAACGGGCGAGCCGCTTCGGATCGACGACCTCACGACCGATGATCGGCTGCCGACCCCGCTCGAGGGGGTGGAGTCGCTGTACTGCGTTCCGATCGGCGACGTCGGAATCGTGCACGTGGCCGCCGACGCACCGGCCGCGTTCGCCGAGCTCGACTGCGACGCCCTGGCGGCGTGGGGCCGGATCGCCACGTCGGTTCTCGAACGGCTCGACGCCGACGCGACCGACGCCACGGCGCGAGAGCGCTTGCGTCGGGAACGAGACCGACTGCGGACCGAGCGCGACCAACTCGCAGCCAAAGGCGACGAGCTGGCGGCCGAACGCGACCGCTATCGAACGCTCTTCGCGAACGTTCCGGAGCCGGCCGTCCGGTACGAGATCGTCGACGGAGAGCCCGTCGTCCGGACGGTAAACGACACTTTCGCCGACGTGTTCGGCACCGACCCCGAAACGATCGTCGGCGACCCCGTCGACGAGTCGACCGTTCCACCGGGTCTCGAGCGGCGACGGGCGACGCTCCTCGAGTCGCTGCGGGCGGGCGAGCGGTGCCAGCTCGGCAGCCGGCGCGAGACCGTCGACGGCGTTCGTGAGTTCCTGCTCACGCTGGTCCCCCTCGCCCCGAACGCCGACGGGGACGGACACGGAGACGCGGCCACCGAGGGAAACGAGGACCTCGACCACAACCCCGAGGGATTGATCGTCTACAGCGACGTCACCGAGCACAGCCGTCGCGAACGTGAACTGGCCGCCGCCGAAGCGCGTCTCGAGACGATCGCAGCCCTGATCGACGACGACGTACGACCGCCGCTGAACGTCGCCCGCGGCTACCTCGAGATCGCCGAGGAAACCGGCGACCGGGAGCACTTCGCGGCAGTCGACGACGCACAGGAGCGATTGCGGGAACGCGTCGATCGGCTGGTCGCGATCGCCCGACAGGACGACGTGCTCGTCGAGACCGAACCCGTCGCCGTCCACGACGTGGCGCGGCGGGCCTGGGTCGCCGTCGACACCGGCGACGCGCGGCTCGTCACGCGAGCGGCGAATAATCGCGTCCTCGAGGCCGACAAGGCTCGTTTGCGGGAGCTACTCGAATCCCTGCTGGTGGCCGTCGTCGGCGAGGCGACCGAGAAAGAGCCGATCGTCACCGTCCGCGCGACCGACGACGGCTTCGCCGTCGCTCGCCGCGACTCGGCCGCCGCAGAGACGGATGCCGATCTCGAGGCGGATCCCGTCTCCGACCGGGTGGCCGCGGCGGACGGGACCGGCTTCGGGCTCGGCACCGTCGAACGGATCGCCGACGCCCACGGCTGGGACGTCGGCGTCGCCGAAGCGAACGGTCGCCTCACCGTCTCGTTTCGCGGGGTCGAACCGGCCGACGTGGAGGGAGAGTGA
- the alaS gene encoding alanine--tRNA ligase, whose amino-acid sequence MSELADEYRLEYFEEEGFERKECPECGAHFWTRDESRVTCGEPPCEEYGFIDNSGFDESYDLSEMREAFLSFFEANEHERIGPYPVAANRWRDDVLLTQASIYDFQPLVTSGETPPPANPLCVSQPCIRMQDIDNVGKTGRHTMAFEMMAHHAFNTREDVAEDEYAYHGEVYWKDKTVELCDGFFDSMGVDLEEVIYIEDPWVGGGNAGPAIEVIYRGVELATLVFMSMEQDPDGEYEMKDGNRYSPMDTYIVDTGYGLERWTWVSQGTPTVYEAVYPDMIAFLKENAGIEHTDEQEELIHRTAKLAGHMDIDEAEDMETARSEIAAELGVDAAELEELMEPLEDIYAIADHCRTLAYMLGDGIVPSNVGTGYLARMVLRRTKRLCDTVGVDAPLDELVDMQAERLAYENRDTIRDIVRTEVEKYRETLERGGRRVETLAEEYAKKSEPIPIEELIELYDSHGIQPDMVAEIAEETGADVDIPDDFYSLVAKRHDTPEAVAAAEEGENERFEDLPATEKLYYDDQDRTQFEAVVLDVFEREEGYDVVLDQTMFYPEGGGQPADTGTLSTDDTTVEIEDVQIVDGVILHRADEDPGKGELVNGQVDGERRRQLMRHHTATHIVIHAARQVLGEHIRQAGAQKGVESSRIDVRHYDRIDRETVKRIENLANEIVMDNTAVSQEWPDRHDAEAEYGFDLYQGGIPPGEQIRLIHVDEDTQACGGTHVARTGDIGTIKILNTERVQDGVERITFAAGEAAIAATQRKEDALYEAAEILDVSPADVPETAERFFEEWKGRGKQIEDLKEQLAEARAGGGGGGEEVDVGDATAVVDRIDADMDELRATATAIAEEGKLAVLGSGESGAQFVVAVPDGVGVNAGEVVGELAGRVGGGGGGPPDFAQGGGPNVEALDDALEDAPDVLRQVLNA is encoded by the coding sequence ATGAGCGAACTGGCGGACGAATATCGCCTCGAGTACTTCGAGGAGGAAGGGTTCGAGCGCAAGGAGTGTCCGGAGTGTGGCGCTCACTTCTGGACGCGCGACGAGAGCAGGGTGACCTGCGGTGAGCCGCCCTGCGAGGAGTACGGCTTCATCGACAACTCGGGATTCGACGAGTCGTACGATCTGTCGGAGATGCGCGAGGCCTTTCTCTCCTTCTTCGAGGCCAACGAGCACGAGCGAATCGGTCCCTACCCGGTCGCGGCGAACCGCTGGCGCGACGACGTCCTGTTGACACAGGCGTCGATCTACGACTTCCAGCCGCTGGTGACGAGCGGCGAGACGCCGCCGCCGGCGAATCCCCTCTGCGTCTCCCAGCCCTGTATCCGGATGCAGGACATCGACAACGTCGGCAAGACGGGACGGCACACGATGGCCTTCGAGATGATGGCCCACCACGCGTTTAACACGCGCGAGGACGTCGCGGAGGACGAGTACGCCTACCACGGCGAGGTCTACTGGAAGGACAAGACCGTCGAGCTCTGCGACGGCTTCTTCGACTCGATGGGGGTTGATCTCGAGGAGGTCATCTACATCGAGGACCCGTGGGTCGGCGGCGGCAATGCCGGGCCGGCTATCGAAGTCATCTACCGCGGCGTCGAACTCGCCACGCTGGTCTTCATGTCCATGGAGCAAGACCCCGACGGCGAGTACGAGATGAAAGACGGGAACCGCTACAGCCCGATGGACACCTACATCGTCGACACCGGCTACGGGCTCGAGCGCTGGACCTGGGTGTCTCAGGGCACGCCGACGGTCTACGAGGCGGTCTACCCCGACATGATCGCGTTCCTCAAAGAAAACGCAGGCATCGAGCACACCGACGAGCAGGAGGAACTGATCCACCGCACGGCCAAGCTTGCGGGCCACATGGATATCGACGAGGCCGAGGATATGGAGACCGCCCGCAGCGAGATCGCCGCCGAACTCGGCGTCGACGCCGCGGAACTCGAGGAACTCATGGAGCCCCTCGAGGACATCTACGCGATCGCCGACCACTGCCGCACGCTGGCGTACATGCTGGGCGACGGCATCGTTCCCTCGAACGTCGGCACCGGCTACCTCGCGCGGATGGTGCTCCGGCGAACCAAACGGCTCTGTGACACGGTCGGCGTCGACGCGCCGCTGGACGAACTCGTCGACATGCAGGCCGAGCGCCTCGCATACGAGAACCGCGACACGATACGGGACATCGTTCGCACCGAGGTCGAAAAGTACCGCGAGACGCTCGAGCGGGGCGGTCGCCGGGTCGAGACGCTCGCCGAGGAGTACGCCAAGAAGAGCGAGCCGATCCCGATCGAGGAACTGATCGAACTCTACGACTCCCACGGGATCCAGCCGGACATGGTCGCGGAGATCGCCGAGGAAACGGGCGCAGACGTCGATATTCCGGACGACTTCTACAGTCTCGTCGCGAAGCGCCACGACACGCCCGAAGCGGTCGCGGCCGCCGAGGAGGGCGAAAACGAGCGCTTCGAGGACCTCCCCGCGACGGAGAAACTCTACTACGACGACCAGGACCGTACCCAGTTCGAGGCGGTCGTCCTGGACGTCTTCGAGCGCGAGGAGGGGTACGACGTCGTCCTCGATCAGACGATGTTCTACCCCGAGGGCGGCGGTCAGCCCGCGGACACGGGAACGCTTTCGACCGACGACACTACCGTCGAGATCGAGGACGTCCAGATCGTCGACGGCGTCATCCTCCACCGGGCCGACGAGGACCCCGGGAAGGGCGAACTGGTCAACGGCCAGGTCGACGGTGAGCGTCGCCGACAGCTCATGCGACACCACACCGCGACCCACATCGTCATCCACGCCGCACGGCAGGTCCTCGGCGAGCACATCCGACAGGCCGGGGCCCAGAAGGGCGTCGAGAGCTCGCGGATCGACGTTCGCCACTACGACCGGATCGATCGCGAGACCGTCAAACGGATCGAGAACCTCGCCAACGAGATCGTGATGGACAACACCGCGGTCTCCCAGGAGTGGCCAGATCGCCACGACGCGGAGGCCGAGTACGGCTTCGACCTCTACCAGGGCGGTATCCCGCCGGGCGAGCAGATTCGGCTGATCCACGTCGACGAGGACACCCAGGCCTGCGGTGGCACGCACGTCGCCCGGACCGGCGACATCGGGACGATCAAGATCCTCAACACCGAGCGCGTCCAAGACGGCGTCGAGCGAATCACCTTCGCGGCCGGCGAGGCCGCCATCGCGGCGACCCAGAGAAAAGAGGACGCGCTCTACGAGGCCGCCGAGATCCTCGACGTCTCTCCCGCGGACGTGCCCGAGACCGCCGAACGGTTCTTCGAGGAGTGGAAGGGACGGGGTAAGCAGATCGAGGACCTGAAAGAACAGCTCGCCGAAGCCCGGGCCGGCGGCGGTGGCGGCGGCGAGGAAGTCGATGTCGGCGACGCGACGGCCGTCGTCGACCGGATCGACGCCGACATGGACGAACTGCGCGCGACCGCGACTGCCATCGCCGAGGAAGGCAAGCTCGCGGTGCTCGGCAGCGGCGAGAGCGGTGCCCAGTTCGTCGTCGCCGTGCCGGACGGCGTCGGCGTCAACGCGGGCGAGGTCGTCGGCGAACTCGCCGGCCGAGTCGGCGGCGGCGGCGGCGGCCCGCCGGACTTCGCACAGGGCGGCGGTCCCAACGTCGAGGCGTTAGACGACGCGCTCGAGGACGCGCCGGACGTGTTGCGGCAGGTCCTGAACGCCTGA
- a CDS encoding class I adenylate-forming enzyme family protein, which translates to MGASVVTLSLARRAEHFPERTAVVDISEQRLYAPAETIHEDRVSYGELSTIAMRTAERLSTLDVGPGDTVCLLTRNRVAALALFFACRRLGATFAPISHLLTPASVERPFDVLEPDLVVSEAAQRDLVRSIPFDQAVTLEELSETERDGVDADERPSMENPLLALHGETGRPVAGYSLDSIEHNCTTGVAAWGLAANDVVPLTAPLSTPAGLVRVALSVLYAGGTLLLDRAFDPGDAVTAIEQEGATLLPGREPVLRDLAAESGFEDAVGSLERAICEAPVGDDVVGSYRDRGVPVARVYGRLECPTALSRGFADDSAGADDESGVGRPVPDCRARLVDGDGAVLEGAADGTLQLSGAMVADGYVDAAGTNDENRDEPAETERREDDESGDRGRFTDGWFDSGERFRRDASGSYYLQ; encoded by the coding sequence GTGGGAGCATCCGTCGTGACCCTCTCGCTGGCTCGCCGGGCCGAGCACTTCCCGGAGCGGACGGCGGTCGTCGACATCTCCGAGCAGCGACTCTACGCGCCCGCGGAGACGATTCACGAGGATCGCGTTTCCTACGGCGAGCTATCGACTATCGCGATGCGGACGGCCGAGCGTCTCTCGACCCTGGACGTCGGCCCCGGGGACACCGTCTGTCTCCTCACGCGAAACCGGGTCGCCGCGCTCGCGCTGTTTTTCGCCTGTCGGCGTCTCGGTGCGACGTTCGCGCCGATTTCCCACCTGTTGACGCCGGCCTCCGTCGAGCGCCCGTTCGACGTCCTCGAGCCCGATCTGGTCGTCTCGGAGGCGGCCCAGCGCGATCTGGTGCGGTCGATCCCGTTCGATCAGGCGGTGACGCTCGAGGAACTGTCCGAAACCGAGCGCGACGGTGTCGATGCTGACGAGCGACCGTCGATGGAAAACCCGCTGCTCGCCCTCCACGGTGAGACGGGGCGTCCGGTCGCCGGCTACTCGCTCGATTCCATCGAGCACAACTGCACCACCGGCGTCGCGGCCTGGGGACTCGCTGCGAACGACGTCGTCCCACTCACCGCACCGCTGTCGACTCCGGCCGGCCTCGTTCGCGTCGCGCTGTCGGTGCTGTACGCCGGCGGCACGCTCCTGCTCGATCGAGCGTTCGACCCCGGCGACGCCGTGACCGCGATCGAACAGGAGGGAGCAACGCTGTTGCCGGGTCGGGAACCCGTCCTCCGCGACCTCGCGGCCGAATCCGGCTTCGAAGACGCCGTCGGATCGCTCGAGCGAGCGATCTGCGAGGCTCCGGTCGGTGACGACGTGGTCGGGTCCTACCGGGACCGCGGCGTGCCGGTCGCTCGGGTTTACGGCCGCCTCGAGTGTCCGACCGCGCTGAGTCGGGGGTTCGCGGACGATTCGGCCGGTGCCGACGACGAATCCGGTGTCGGTCGACCAGTACCGGACTGCCGTGCCCGATTGGTCGACGGCGACGGCGCGGTTCTCGAGGGTGCGGCCGACGGGACCCTTCAGCTCTCGGGGGCGATGGTCGCCGATGGCTACGTCGACGCTGCCGGAACCAACGACGAGAACCGGGACGAACCCGCCGAAACCGAGCGCCGAGAGGACGACGAGAGCGGTGACCGCGGTCGGTTTACGGACGGCTGGTTCGATTCCGGCGAGCGATTCCGGCGCGACGCGTCCGGGAGCTATTACCTGCAGTGA